A region of Faecalibacterium taiwanense DNA encodes the following proteins:
- a CDS encoding sugar phosphate nucleotidyltransferase, which yields MNKPVLVVMAAGMGSRYGGMKQIDPVGPNGQVIVDYSLYDARRAGFETVIFVIKHEIEDAFKAAIGERVSKAMNVKYAFQQLDELPAGFAVPEGRVKPWGTCHAVLAAKDLIDGPFAVINADDYYGPEAFRVMYDYLSTHEDGSYYDYCMVSYLLRNTVSENGSVARGVCVTEPDGTLHSVTERTRIETYENGVHFTEDGGASWTDLPGDTPVSMNLWGFGKSFLDEAEQRFAGWLTENLPKNPLKCEYFLPLVVTELIEEGKAKIQVLRSTDKWYGVTYREDKPLVVEAIARKTAEGQYPENLWA from the coding sequence ATGAACAAACCGGTACTGGTAGTCATGGCGGCTGGCATGGGCAGCCGCTACGGCGGCATGAAGCAGATCGACCCGGTGGGGCCGAACGGTCAGGTGATCGTGGATTATTCCCTTTACGATGCCCGCCGCGCAGGCTTTGAGACGGTGATCTTTGTTATCAAGCATGAGATCGAGGATGCTTTCAAGGCAGCCATCGGCGAGCGTGTATCCAAGGCCATGAACGTGAAATACGCCTTCCAGCAGCTGGATGAGCTGCCCGCAGGCTTTGCCGTGCCGGAGGGCCGTGTCAAGCCCTGGGGCACCTGCCACGCCGTTCTGGCTGCAAAGGACCTCATCGACGGCCCGTTTGCAGTCATCAATGCCGATGATTATTACGGCCCGGAGGCCTTCCGGGTGATGTATGATTACCTGTCCACCCACGAGGACGGCAGCTATTACGACTACTGCATGGTAAGCTATCTGCTCCGGAACACTGTCTCCGAGAACGGCAGCGTGGCCCGCGGCGTATGCGTGACCGAACCCGACGGCACCCTGCACAGTGTGACCGAACGCACCCGCATTGAAACGTACGAAAACGGCGTACACTTCACCGAGGACGGCGGCGCAAGCTGGACCGATCTGCCCGGCGATACCCCGGTGAGCATGAACCTGTGGGGCTTCGGCAAAAGCTTTCTGGACGAAGCCGAGCAGCGCTTTGCGGGCTGGCTGACCGAAAATCTGCCTAAAAACCCGCTCAAGTGTGAGTATTTCCTGCCGCTGGTGGTCACGGAGCTGATCGAAGAGGGCAAGGCAAAAATTCAGGTGCTGCGCAGCACGGATAAATGGTACGGCGTCACCTACCGTGAGGACAAGCCGCTGGTGGTGGAAGCCATCGCCCGCAAAACGGCAGAGGGCCAGTACCCGGAAAATCTGTGGGCATAA
- the thrS gene encoding threonine--tRNA ligase, protein MKIIYKDGHVDECPQDQELHVIRHTAAHIMAQAIKRLYPQADFAFGPATENGFYYDVDLGDQKLSDEDLANIEKEMRKIVKENLPIKPFILPRAEAVKLMEERKENYKIEHMADLADETEFSFFQQGEYVDMCIGPHLTYTKALKAFKITQQSGAYWKNDKENKMLTRINGVAFRNQEELDAWEKEQQEARERDHRKIGKEMGLFMTDDLVGRGLPMFLPAGYTVWQELENYIKEKERARGYLHVMTPCIGTVNLYKTSGHWDHYRENMFPAMEMEGESYVLRPMNCPHHMMIYANRPHSYRDLPMRIGEIAHDFRYESSGTLKGIERGRHFCQNDAHLFCTPEQIKSEVANVCDLIFEVYKDFNITDYRCVLSLRDPADKKKYHDDDAMWNHAEQALREVLTELGIHFTEEIGEAAFYGPKLDVNVKPAVGAEYTLSTCQLDFCLPAKFHLTYVDKDGTEKTPVVLHRAILGSLDRFMAYLIEETKGKFPTWLAPTQVKVLPVSEKTLDYAEGVTEKLVEAGVRVVLDDDNQKIGYKIREAQQVDRVPYMLVLGAKEAEAGNISVRDRKGETTTMELDAFIAKVTAEIRNRSL, encoded by the coding sequence ATGAAGATCATCTATAAGGACGGTCATGTGGACGAGTGCCCGCAGGATCAGGAACTGCACGTTATCCGTCACACCGCAGCCCACATCATGGCGCAGGCCATCAAGCGCCTGTATCCGCAGGCTGATTTCGCCTTCGGCCCCGCTACCGAGAACGGCTTCTACTACGACGTCGATCTGGGCGACCAGAAGCTCAGCGACGAGGATCTGGCAAACATCGAAAAAGAGATGCGCAAGATCGTCAAGGAGAACCTGCCCATCAAGCCTTTCATCCTGCCCCGCGCCGAGGCCGTGAAGCTGATGGAAGAGCGCAAGGAGAACTACAAGATCGAGCACATGGCTGATCTGGCCGATGAGACCGAGTTCAGCTTCTTCCAGCAGGGCGAGTACGTGGATATGTGCATCGGACCCCACCTGACCTACACCAAGGCGCTGAAGGCCTTCAAGATCACCCAGCAGTCCGGCGCATACTGGAAGAACGACAAAGAAAACAAGATGCTCACCCGCATCAATGGCGTGGCCTTCCGCAATCAGGAAGAGCTGGATGCATGGGAGAAGGAGCAGCAGGAGGCCCGTGAGCGCGATCACCGCAAGATCGGCAAGGAAATGGGCCTGTTCATGACCGACGATCTGGTTGGCCGCGGCCTGCCCATGTTCCTGCCCGCAGGCTACACCGTCTGGCAGGAGCTGGAGAACTATATCAAGGAGAAGGAGCGTGCACGCGGCTATCTGCACGTTATGACTCCCTGCATCGGCACTGTGAACCTGTATAAGACCTCCGGTCACTGGGATCACTACCGTGAGAACATGTTCCCCGCCATGGAGATGGAGGGCGAGAGCTATGTTCTGCGCCCGATGAACTGCCCCCACCACATGATGATCTACGCAAATCGTCCCCATTCTTACCGTGACCTGCCTATGCGCATCGGTGAGATCGCCCACGATTTCCGTTACGAGTCCTCCGGCACCCTGAAGGGCATCGAGCGCGGCCGTCACTTCTGCCAGAACGATGCTCACCTGTTCTGCACCCCGGAGCAGATCAAGAGCGAGGTCGCAAACGTGTGCGACCTGATCTTTGAGGTGTACAAGGACTTCAACATTACCGATTACCGCTGCGTGCTGAGCCTGCGTGATCCTGCCGATAAGAAGAAGTACCACGACGATGATGCCATGTGGAACCATGCAGAGCAGGCCCTGCGCGAAGTGCTGACCGAGCTGGGCATCCACTTCACCGAGGAGATCGGCGAGGCTGCCTTCTACGGCCCCAAGCTGGACGTGAACGTCAAGCCCGCCGTGGGTGCCGAGTACACCCTGTCCACCTGCCAGCTGGACTTCTGCCTGCCCGCAAAGTTCCACCTGACCTACGTGGACAAGGACGGCACCGAAAAGACCCCCGTGGTGCTGCACCGCGCCATCCTGGGCTCTCTGGACCGCTTCATGGCTTACCTGATCGAAGAGACCAAGGGCAAGTTCCCCACCTGGCTGGCTCCCACGCAGGTCAAGGTGCTGCCCGTTTCCGAAAAGACGCTGGACTACGCCGAGGGCGTGACCGAAAAGCTGGTGGAAGCCGGTGTCCGTGTTGTGCTGGACGACGACAACCAGAAGATCGGCTACAAGATCCGCGAGGCACAGCAGGTGGACCGTGTGCCTTATATGCTGGTTCTGGGTGCCAAGGAAGCCGAGGCAGGCAACATCTCGGTGCGTGACCGCAAGGGCGAGACCACCACGATGGAGCTGGATGCGTTCATCGCAAAGGTGACTGCCGAGATCCGCAACCGCAGCCTGTAA